A region from the Hypomesus transpacificus isolate Combined female unplaced genomic scaffold, fHypTra1 scaffold_62, whole genome shotgun sequence genome encodes:
- the dmtf1 gene encoding cyclin-D-binding Myb-like transcription factor 1, with protein sequence MSREEEEEETVTLGTVNSVTLTQDSDGSIILHCPSNDDDSEPIQKRLRLTNDDQDDTDSPQQFSVVTLPMSENDDSFEVTMTATADDDLTEEGVAQIQILQDEDPLSPEKNDLTSPVSQAWFTTKEDKDTLANKGHKWKQGMWSKEEIDLLMSNIERYLKGRGMEDPAEIIFEMSKEERKDFYRSVAWGLNRPLFAVYRRVLRMYDNRNHVGKYTPEEIGKLKELRKKFGNDWATIGAALGRSASSVKDRCRLMKDTCNTGKWSEEEERRLAEVVYELAGVTPGVAVTGGVSWASVAELVRTRSEKQCRSKWLNYLNWKHSGGTEWTKDDDLSLVRRIAELEVDDENELNWEELSGGWSSVRSPQWLRSKWWSIKRQVANHKELPINVLLKGLQEVMESQASGTGTATTTPSLQIRVTRLEESSNSAQSPVTALQIPVQIPLQITHLSTDSSSVASDTETITLNTGALQTFEILPSFHLQPTGTPGTYYLQTAANQGLPLSLSTNPTVTLTASSSPSSPEHIILQTLSADGLCPSDGVIIQTVTSEHASSEPLSQAELVVETERRGEEEQLADNLLVDSSGNEPADPQEPIADGLTEKALGSPTVEEQVVDAGMTESTVLIVSPENISSTLTDPILESQEGSD encoded by the exons ATGagtagggaggaagaggaggaggagacagtgaCTCTAGGGACAGTCAACTCTGTTACACTCACCCAAGACAGTGATGGAAGCATCATACTGCACTGCCCATCGAATG ATGACGACTCAGAGCCTATCCAAAAGAGACTACGGCTAACCAATGACGACCAAGATGACACAGACTCACCCCAGCAGTTCTCCGTGGTCACGCTCCCAA TGTCCGAAAACGACGACAGCTTTGAGGTCACGATGACTGCCACGGCTGACGATGACCTCACAGAAGAAGGCGTGGCCCAAATTCAG ATTCTGCAGGATGAAGACCCCTTGTCTCCTGAGAAGAATGATTTGACCTCTCCTGTCAGCCAGGCCTGGTTTACCACCAAGGAGGACAAGGATACACTGGCCAACAAAG GTCACAAGTGGAAACAGGGCATGTGGTCAAAGGAGGAGATTGATCTTCTCATGAGCAACATCGAGCGCTATCTGAAG ggccgGGGTATGGAGGACCCCGCTGAGATCATATTTGAGATGtcgaaggaggagaggaaggatttCTACCGCAGCGTGGCCTGGGGACTCAACAGGCCGCTGTTTGCCGTGTATCGTCGCGTACTCCGCATGTACGACAACCGCAACCACGTGGGCAA GTACACCCCCGAAGAGATAGGCAAACTGAAAGA actGAGGAAAAAGTTTGGGAACGACTGGGCCACCATAGGAGCAGCTCTGGGTCGCAGCGCGTCCTCCGTCAAAGACCGCTGCCGACTGATGAAGGACACCTGCAACACAG ggaagtggagcgaggaggaggagaggcgccTGGCCGAGGTGGTGTACGAGCTGGCGGGCGTGACGCCGGGTGTGGCGGTGACGGGGGGCGTGTCCTGGGCCTCGGTGGCAGAGCTGGTGCGCACGCGCTCCGAAAAGCAGTGCCGCTCCAAGTGGCTCAACTACCTCAACTGGAAACACAGCGGGGGGACCGAGTGGACGAAAGACGACGACCTCAGCTTAgtgcgcag gATCGCTGAGCTGGAAGTGGACGATGAGAACGAGCTGAACTGGGAGGAGCTGTCCGGCGGGTGGAGCAGTGTCCGCTCTCCGCAGTGGCTCCGCTCCAAGTGGTGGAGCATCAAACGACAAGTGGCCAATCACAAAGAGCTTCCCAtaaatg tatTGCTGAAGGGTCTACAGGAAGTGATGGAGTCTCAGGCGTCTGGAACCGGGACAGCTACCACCACCCCATCCCTTCAGATCCGTGTCACCCGATTGGAGGAGAGCAGTAACTCCGCCCAGAGTCCTGTCACAGCTCTACAGATACCTGTCCAGATCCCCTTGCAGATCACACACCTCT CCACAGACAGCTCCAGTGTTGCCAGTGATACAGAGACGATAACACTCAATACTGGGGCATTGCAGACCTTCGAGATCCTACCT TCATTCCACCTTCAGCCAACTGGGACTCCAGGGACATACTACCTTCAgacagcagccaatcagggacTGCCTCTCAGCCTGTCGACCAATCCCACTGTTACTCTAACagccagctcctccccctcgtcaCCAGAACACATCATTTTACAAACCCTCTCG GCGGACGGTTTGTGCCCTAGTGACGGCGTCATCATCCAGACGGTCACCTCTGAGCATGCCTCCTCAGAGCCGCTCAGCCAAGCAGAGCTGGTTGTGGAGACAGAAAGGCGGGGCGAGGAGGAGCAGCTGGCAGACAACCTCTTGGTAGACTCTTCTGGAAATGAACCTGCTGACCCCCAGGAGCCAATAGCAGACGGCCTTACAGAAAAG gcacTTGGTTCACCCACTGTCGAGGAGCAAGTGGTGGATGCTGGAATGACAGAGAGCACCGTGCTGATTGTTTCTCCAGAGAATATAAGCAGCACGCTGACAG ATCCGATCCTTGAAAGCCAGGAGGGTTCTGATTGA